A genomic stretch from Gymnogyps californianus isolate 813 chromosome 26, ASM1813914v2, whole genome shotgun sequence includes:
- the LOC127025956 gene encoding antigen WC1.1-like encodes MITTSNNNNKASANETEYTGFRLVNGSTACAGKVEVQVLGTWGTLCASRWDLSDAHVLCHQLNCGFAEAIPGGEHFGRETGPVWRDSFHCDGTEAHLAQCPVITLGASPCSDGNTAAVICSGSAGFASLRLVGGGSRCDGRVEIFQHGMWGRVLDDEWDVQEASVVCRQLRCGEAGTAYNPPKPERGMGPVGLRGVRCAGHEANLALCNTSLPESAPAAGVAEDVGVICWGSRRVRLVNGSGHCAGRVELYYQGTWGTVCDDGWDLSDAAVVCHQLGCGGAVEAAGSARFGEGSGQIWLDGVNCSGAEAALWDCPAGPWGQHDCGHKEDAGVICSEFVALRLENNDGCSGRLQVFYNGTWGSICSNSMTLDTVSLACQELGCGDGGSLETRLPYGRVSGPAWLDNVQCGEKTSSFWQCPSTPWNPQSCEDLQDEIHITCNDPTRGRLTGSGRVSVPVIICIILGALLCLLLALLAGLQESSGALPEAVYEEIGYSPAWEKQARFGRSGEPAHGYDDAREVSDPGEDAAPEQGEWEMPRVPEEGAGPRDAPRGEREI; translated from the exons ATGATCACCACAagtaacaataacaataaagcTAGTGCTAATGAGACTG agtACACAGGGTTCAGGCTGGTGAACGGCAGCACAGCGTGTGCGGGGAAGGTGGAGGTCCAggtgctggggacctgggggaCCCTCTGTGCCTCCCGCTGGGATCTCTCGGATGCCCACGTTCTCTGCCATCAACTCAACTGTGGGTTTGCTGAGGCCATTCCTGGAGGAGAGCATTTTGGGAGAGAGACTGGCCCTGTCTGGAGAGACTCCTTCCACTGTGACGGCACTGAAGCCCACCTGGCACAGTGCCCAGTGATCACCCTGGGGGCCTCACCATGCTCCGACGggaacactgctgctgtcatttgctcag GCTCAGCCGGCTTTGCATCCCTGCGGCTGGTGGGCGGAGGGAGCCGGTGCGACGGACGAGTGGAGATCTTCCAGCACGGGATGTGGGGCAGAGTTCTGGATGATGAGTGGGACGTGCAGGAGGCCAGTGTGGTGTGCCGGCAGCTGCGGTGCggagaggcagggacagcctACAACCCCCCAAAGCCTGAGCGAGGGATGGGCCCCGTGGGGCTGCGAGGGGTCCGGTGCGCAGGGCACGAGGCCAACCTGGCCCTCTGCAACACCTCCCTGCCCGAGAGTGCACCGGCAGCAGGGGTTGCGGAGGATGTGGGAGTCATTTGCTGGG GGAGCCGGCGGGTCCGGCTGGTGAACGGGAGCGGgcactgtgctgggagagtggagctGTACTACCAGGGCACCTGGGGGACTGTGTGTGACGATGGCTGGGACCTGTCTGATGCCGCCGTCGTTTgccaccagctgggctgtggagggGCAGTGGAGGCGGCTGGCTCTGCTCGGTTTGGGGAAGGCTCCGGCCAGATCTGGCTGGATGGCGTGAACTGCTCTGGGGCcgaagctgctctctgggactGCCCTGCTGggccctgggggcagcacgACTGCGGGCACAAAGAGGACGCGGGAGTCATCTGCTCAG AGTTCGTGGCCCTGAGGCTGGAGAACAACGACGGCTGCTCCGGGCGCCTGCAGGTTTTCTACAACGGGACATGGGGGAGCATTTGCTCCAACTCGATGACTCTTGACACGGTGTCACTGGCatgccaggagctgggctgcggggatGGAGGATCCCTGGAAACACGCCTGCCCTACGGCAGGGtgtctggccctgcctggctggataACGTGCAGTGTGGGGAGAAAACCAGCTCCTTCTGGCAGTGTCCCTCCACTCCCTGGAACCCGCAGTCATGTGAAGACCTGCAAGATGAGATCCACATCACCTGCAATG ATCCCACTCGAGGCCGTCTGACTGGCAGCGGGAGAGTCTCAGTGCCTGTCATCATCTGCATCATCCTGGgggcccttctctgcctgctcctggccctccTGGCCGG gctccaggagagctcaggagctCTTCCCGAGGCCGTGTACGAGGAGATCGGTTACAGCCCAGCATGGGAGAAGCAGGCGAGGTTTGGTCGCTCAG GTGAGCCAGCGCATGGCTATGATGATGCCAGGGAGGTTTCTGACCCTGGGGAGGACGCTGCCCCTGAGCAGGGCGAGTGGGAAATGCCCAGGGtgccagaggaaggagcagggccCAGGGATGCACCCAGAGGTGAGAGGGAAATTTAG